One window from the genome of Megalobrama amblycephala isolate DHTTF-2021 linkage group LG4, ASM1881202v1, whole genome shotgun sequence encodes:
- the ccn1l1 gene encoding cellular communication network factor 1, like 1, which produces MHRNANILDKTMSPLRSILRQGHFFTLVLLSWAAVEVQGGCPSKCSCPSSPPSCPAGISSVLDPCGCCRVCARQFNQDCSPTEPCDHIKGLRCHLGAEGDPDKGLCRAEAQGRPCELDGRVYQHGEDFQPTCEHQCTCVDGVVGCIPLCPHRISLPDWPCSRRRLTNLPGRCCQEWVCDDDNRIAEVDPLPDAHPQKHTYLTGNELLVAPSASWDSSAGAPYQEWISSSKSYDILPSTCLLQVTDWSPCSATCGMGVSSRVTNSNTECRLVSETRLCQIRECGVNLAPSHKKGKKCQRTTRPQKPVQMVFAGCFTARRYRPRSCGSCSDGRFCVPSVTRTVRLHFHCPEPERDDFTRNVMWIQRCSCSQRNSRQGLTSQAEFLNLPNDIHTYTH; this is translated from the exons ATGCAtaggaacgcaaacattttggaTAAAACTATGTCACCTCTAAGGAGCATACTAAGGCAAGGACATTTTTTCACACTGGTGCTGCTGTCATGGGCCGCTGTGGAG GTGCAGGGTGGCTGTCCATCGAAATGCTCTTGCCCTTCATCTCCTCCCTCGTGTCCTGCTGGTATCAGTTCGGTTCTTGACCCATGTGGGTGCTGTCGGGTCTGTGCCAGGCAGTTTAACCAAGACTGCAGCCCTACTGAGCCCTGTGACCACATCAAAGGACTGCGCTGCCACCTAGGGGCCGAAGGAGACCCTGATAAAGGCTTGTGTAGAG CTGAGGCTCAAGGTCGCCCATGTGAGCTGGATGGACGGGTCTATCAGCACGGCGAGGACTTTCAGCCAACTTGCGAGCATCAGTGCACATGTGTTGATGGAGTAGTCGGCTGCATCCCACTGTGCCCACACCGCATTTCTCTACCCGACTGGCCCTGTTCCCGCCGCCGCCTCACCAACCTGCCTGGCCGCTGCTGCCAGGAGTGGGTGTGTGATGATGACAACCGCATTGCCGAAGTGGATCCGCTGCCTGATGCACATCCACAAAAGCACACTTACCTCACAGGCAACGAGTTACTTGTAGCTCCATCTGCTTCTTGGGATAGCAGTGCAGGAGCCCCTTATCAAG AGTGGATTTCATCCTCTAAGTCCTATGACATCCTTCCATCCACCTGCTTACTGCAGGTCACTGATTGGTCTCCATGCTCAGCCACCTGTGGAATGGGCGTGTCCAGCCGTGTAACCAATAGTAATACTGAATGTAGGCTCGTCAGCGAAACTAGGCTCTGTCAGATACGAGAGTGTGGCGTCAACCTTGCACCATCACACAAG AAAGGAAAGAAGTGTCAGAGGACCACACGCCCACAGAAACCTGTGCAGATGGTATTTGCAGGATGCTTCACTGCTCGCCGTTACCGGCCACGTTCATGTGGATCCTGCTCAGACGGCCGCTTCTGTGTTCCCTCTGTGACGCGTACGGTCCGTCTACACTTTCACTGTCCTGAGCCAGAACGAGACGACTTTACCCGCAACGTCATGTGGATACAGCGCTGCAGCTGCAGTCAAAGAAACAGCAGACAAGGCCTGACATCACAAGCAGAGTTCCTCAATCTTCCAAACGAtattcacacatacacacattga